One genomic window of Scylla paramamosain isolate STU-SP2022 chromosome 48, ASM3559412v1, whole genome shotgun sequence includes the following:
- the LOC135095268 gene encoding uncharacterized protein LOC135095268, which yields MYMLCDLSLCLLAGYLRATHAPHPTMASNPHHLVKEFLEAIQHHPTAAAHRKNEQEKIRAYGERIQHVDQGSFTPLVFTTSGGMGSKAQCFYSRLADLMAEKKHQPRSHVVAWMRCRLSFSPLRSALLCLRGTRHSTPIPADLGGLDCEATVVESGIRVDRVEVE from the exons ATGTACATGTTGTGtgatctgtctctgtgtctactGGCAGGTTACCTCAGAGCAACACACGCCCCACATCCCACCATGGCATCCAATCCACATCACCTCGTGAAAGAATTTCTTGAGGCAATTCAACACCACCCAACAGCG gccgcccaccgcaagaatgagcaggagaagatccgagcgtatggggagagaatccaacacgttgaccagggcagcttcacacctctggtcttcaccacatctggcgggatgggctccaaggctcagtgcttctactcaagactagccgacctaatggcagaaaagaagcaccagccaaggagccatgtcgtcgcatggatgaggtgccgtctctcattctcccccctcagatctgccctcctgtgtctcagggggacaaggcattccactcccatacctgcagacttaggaggcctcgactgcgaggctacagtggtggagagtggcataagagtagatagagtagaggtagaatga